One Paenibacillus sp. SYP-B4298 genomic window, CACGAGACCATTCGTTCTTTCCATTCAGCGGCCTTCGTCAGTATGTATTGCGGCTGTATCGACATGGCGTTCCACTCCTTCTCCAACATTATCCGCATCCCGGGGACGAAATACACGTGCATAGATCGCATCTGCAGAGCCGTCGATGTGCTGCCGCATCACATCCCGGGACTGATTGCAATCCCGCGCCTTCAGCGCCTCAAATAAAGCGGTGTGTCTCTCATTATTGGTCCGTCTAATCTGCTCATTATAAGGCATAAGATCTAGCGCGGGATTGATCCGAGTTCGAATCCGGCGCACAGCCTGCTCATAATAGCGATTGCCAGAGGCCTGAGCAATCTTGAGATGAAACTTGACATCGAGCGCGCGGAACAGCTCCCGTGGACAGGTGACGACCCGGCTCAGCTCCAGATAGCTATGCAGCTCCTCAAGCTGCGCATTCGTTATGCGCTCGGCAGCGAGCGCCGCGGCCTCCGGCTCGATCGTCAGCCTATATTCGAACAGCCGCAGCATGTCCTCCC contains:
- a CDS encoding FadR/GntR family transcriptional regulator, with the protein product MQVQFPVRLEQVNAKKVSDFILEQLEEAIILKELLSEQQLPTERELASIFNASRLAVREALSQLEDKGLIEKRVGAKGGTFVLPVTMNSHLRNRKELEDNWEDMLRLFEYRLTIEPEAAALAAERITNAQLEELHSYLELSRVVTCPRELFRALDVKFHLKIAQASGNRYYEQAVRRIRTRINPALDLMPYNEQIRRTNNERHTALFEALKARDCNQSRDVMRQHIDGSADAIYARVFRPRDADNVGEGVERHVDTAAIHTDEGR